The Ahaetulla prasina isolate Xishuangbanna chromosome 3, ASM2864084v1, whole genome shotgun sequence genome window below encodes:
- the TBC1D7 gene encoding TBC1 domain family member 7 isoform X1: MAEDPQRNFRSVYYEKVGFRGVEEKKSLEILLKDDRLDIEKLCTFSQRFPLPSMYRTLVWKVLLGILPPHHDSHAFVMKYRKEQYGDVYRALQVIRFITDSTPQVEVFLRIYQLESGKLPQNPSFPLQSEDEIFLAIAKAMEEMVEDNVDCYWLVSSFVNQLNNRYKESLPQLPKLLEQILSLEDNRLLAYLKSCSAMGQLPYKLWFRKCFAGCLPESSLQRVWDKVISGSCKILVFVAVEILLTFKMKLMALTSAEKIEHFLENIPQDNTDAIVSKAIELWHKHCGTPAHSV; the protein is encoded by the exons ATGGCTGAAGATCCCCAGAGAAATTTTCGATCTGTGTACTATGAAAAAGTAGGATTTCGTggtgttgaagaaaaaaaatcattagaaattcttttgaaagaTGATCGGTTGG ATATTGAGAAGCTTTGCACATTTAGTCAAAGGTTTCCTCTCCCATCCATGTACCGGACGTTGGTATGGAAGGTGCTTCTAG GAATTCTCCCACCTCACCATGACTCTCATGCATTTGTGATGAAATATAGAAAAGAACAATATGGGGATGTATACCGTGCCCTTCAAGTAATTCGCTTTATCACAGATTCTACTCCACAGGTTGAAGTATTCCTTCGGATATATCAGTTGGAATCAGGAAAACTACCTCAAAACCCATCTTTTCCTTTG CAATCAGAAGATGAGATATTCCTTGCTATTGCTAAAGCAATGGAAGAAATGGTGGAAGATAATGTTGATTGCTACTGGCTAGTCAGTAGTTTTGTGAACCAGTTGAACAATAGGTACAAAGAGTCATTACCACAGCTG CCAAAACTTCTGGAACAAATCCTGAGCCTTGAGGACAACCGGCTTCTCGCATATCTGAAGTCGTGTTCAGCAATGGGTCAACTTCCTTATAAACTTTGGTTTAGAAAATGTTTTGCTGGATGCCTACCTGAATCAAGTTTACAAAG GGTTTGGGACAAGGTTATTAGTGGTTCTTGCAAAATTCTTGTCTTTGTTGCTGTTGAGATCTTATTAACGTTTAAAATGAAGTTGATGGCCTTGACTAGTGCTGAAAAGATTGAACACTTTTTGGAAAAT ATACCTCAAGATAACACTGATGCAATTGTGAGTAAGGCTATTGAACTGTGGCACAAACATTGTGGGACCCCTGCTCATTCAGTTTGA
- the TBC1D7 gene encoding TBC1 domain family member 7 isoform X2 yields MAEDPQRNFRSVYYEKVGFRGVEEKKSLEILLKDDRLDIEKLCTFSQRFPLPSMYRTLVWKVLLGILPPHHDSHAFVMKYRKEQYGDVYRALQVIRFITDSTPQVEVFLRIYQLESGKLPQNPSFPLQSEDEIFLAIAKAMEEMVEDNVDCYWLVSSFVNQLNNRYKESLPQLPKLLEQILSLEDNRLLAYLKSCSAMGQLPYKLWFRKCFAGCLPESSLQRVWDKVISGSCKILVFVAVEILLTFKMKLMALTSAEKIEHFLENCS; encoded by the exons ATGGCTGAAGATCCCCAGAGAAATTTTCGATCTGTGTACTATGAAAAAGTAGGATTTCGTggtgttgaagaaaaaaaatcattagaaattcttttgaaagaTGATCGGTTGG ATATTGAGAAGCTTTGCACATTTAGTCAAAGGTTTCCTCTCCCATCCATGTACCGGACGTTGGTATGGAAGGTGCTTCTAG GAATTCTCCCACCTCACCATGACTCTCATGCATTTGTGATGAAATATAGAAAAGAACAATATGGGGATGTATACCGTGCCCTTCAAGTAATTCGCTTTATCACAGATTCTACTCCACAGGTTGAAGTATTCCTTCGGATATATCAGTTGGAATCAGGAAAACTACCTCAAAACCCATCTTTTCCTTTG CAATCAGAAGATGAGATATTCCTTGCTATTGCTAAAGCAATGGAAGAAATGGTGGAAGATAATGTTGATTGCTACTGGCTAGTCAGTAGTTTTGTGAACCAGTTGAACAATAGGTACAAAGAGTCATTACCACAGCTG CCAAAACTTCTGGAACAAATCCTGAGCCTTGAGGACAACCGGCTTCTCGCATATCTGAAGTCGTGTTCAGCAATGGGTCAACTTCCTTATAAACTTTGGTTTAGAAAATGTTTTGCTGGATGCCTACCTGAATCAAGTTTACAAAG GGTTTGGGACAAGGTTATTAGTGGTTCTTGCAAAATTCTTGTCTTTGTTGCTGTTGAGATCTTATTAACGTTTAAAATGAAGTTGATGGCCTTGACTAGTGCTGAAAAGATTGAACACTTTTTGGAAAAT